Part of the Callospermophilus lateralis isolate mCalLat2 chromosome 8, mCalLat2.hap1, whole genome shotgun sequence genome, AGCACAGGAGGTCAGAACCCATGGAGGCCGCACTGGCCGAAGGCGAGTTCCAGGGGAAAGCTGGGCAGAGGACTGTGCGGAGGAGGCAGGCAGGCATCGCCCTTGACTTGCTCTGCATCTGCCAGGAGTCTAGACCTGCTCAGCCAAGGGTAGGAGGGGAGGCCAGAGGCACCTGGCTGATGGAAGGTGGTGGCAGGATGACTGTGAACTTCCTGAATGGGGAGGGAAGCTGAGAAGAAACAGatgaaaaccaaaaagtaaaaaacaaatgtGAGACACAGATAAATGATTATTACCCTTTCCTGCAAGGTTCAGGAAATGAATATATAAGCAATGAGGAGGAGCTGGAGGAGGCTGATGGAGAGGGGGAGCCTCCATCATCTCCTCAAAGCTTCCTCCAGCCGCTCAGTCCTGGGACCAACGAATAGAGAGGTAGATTTTAAtaaggttgttttgttttgtttttactacgGTGCTGATGTATATGTAATGtctaaaaaaaagttatttgtaCATAAGTTTTTACAATACTGCAGATATCACTGGGTCTACTatctgtaaaaaaatatatatacatataaatatatatatactgtttGTTTAAAATagagtatttttatttcattccttcACTCATCATCACAACAGTGGTATTGCACTTCAGATTACATCTAATGACTAATTTGTACTGTATGACCTATGGCAACTGGCTCCATTTGATTCAGATTTTTCTAGTTTTCTGTTTTTACTTTGTACATTGAGCATTGCTTATTTCCTTTTAAGAGATGTACAGGACTCTGAAATGTAGACATGAGGTGATGTTGACATaccacttttaaagaaaaaacaaaacaaaacaaaacaaaaataaatgatcaTTATCTGAATCAATCCCAAGTAGAGTTCATTTTGGGATTCTCCCTGGGTTTCCAGCATTAATAAGTGGATGTATTATTCCTGGGTTTTAATTAATTGATTAACTGTCGTTCTTTTCTCAAAATTTGGATGTCACGATTTAGAGATTTGTTTAACAACAGACATCAATCATTCCTGCCCTTTTTAATCCAACCTCACAACTGAAACTTTCTAAATTTGCTGGTGTACTCTGGAGGGTGTGgccaagggaagggagaagtctccTTGGCAGGGGACATCTTGGGGTCCATTTATCAATTCAGTACCATAGCAATTCAATTTCCAGCTGGCACATTCAGAGCACTCggaaaatggataataaaaatttggcagggggggcaagaatcaagaaataaagcaggcatggtggcacacacctataatcccagctactcaggaggctaaggcaagatgatcacaagttcaaggccagtctgggccacTTAGCAAGATCCCGTCTCAAGAaatgaaaaggtctggggatgtagctcagtagaagagcatctctgggttcaatctcagtacTGCATGAACACAAAATTAAGCAATATGTTAGTGGGGAGTAATATAGGGGTCTTACTCCACTACTGTGGACACTATCAGTAACATCCCCCGCCCTCGAGTTCTTATTTCTACAGCCCACATAACATCTCTCAAAGCCTCAGCCCAGCCTGGCTTTGCCTGCACCCACCCCCAGAATTGAAAATGCTTACAAGTTTATGCCCCTCCAATGACTTTATCCAGTGCCTCGCTGTACAGGATAGGAAAGGAGTTAACATGTTGGTCACACTCTGAGACACTAAGTGAGCTCCAGAGCTCCCTGCAGGGTCAGCAGAGGCGGGGACTCGGCTGCCCGCTTGCTTGGTTTCTTCCTCTGCTCAGTCCTTTCTCCCCActccctttcctttccccttCTGCAAGCCCTTTATTAATAAGTTATATGCATGTGAATCCATTTCTCCATTTCTAGAAGACCTGTCCTAAGTCTCCCATCAAACTTTAAAAAGCATAGTGAAACAATATATTTCAAAACTGTTAGGGGGGAGTGGAAaaaatagaccacagaacaaagtcATCATcagaaatggacccaaaacaaaggTGTTCTTGTCCCTACCAACACCACCATTGTTACACCTAATTCGAGTCACATGAATTGCTGATACCTCCTTCTCCATAGTCACATtgtcccagggcctcacatgggtCTTTCATAGCTGATTCTCTCTAACAGGATGTTTGCTCAAGCAACTCACACTACCTTTTGGTTTTGATGCCTCCTAAGACTCGATTCATAGAAACTCTCTCATTGTGACATTGACTCTTTTTAGGTAGTGAATctgatttctaaataaaatttgacaaaattCTAATATACTAAAAAATGTATGTACAACTGTCAAATCTATCAGAAATTCTCATCTCTTTGGCCAGTACATCTGCTCCATGTAGCCAAATCTAATAGGAGTTAAAATAGTCAAGAGGGTGGTTTGGTGACCATGGAATTAGAATGAAGGAAACAAACTCTAAGATGCAAAGTTTTGATAGGCTTGTACACTCACTATTTCCACATGTCGTTTATCcaaaagtgtgtgtgtttgtgtgtgtgtgtgcatgcatgggtGAGTGTGTCTGTGTATACATCTGTGCATGGTTTACACTGCCCAAAAGGAATTTAAGTGAAAAATAGGACTTCCTTAAACATACTATAGTATAAGATATGGAAGGTATTTTTATTCCCACTTGTAAAGGACATGATCATGCAGTAATGATGCTATCGAGTCAAGAATCTGTGCCCTCTTCCTTCATTGTCTtccaagtattaaaaaaaaaaaaaagtcccaattCAAGCCACCATCATAACTGATAGAAAGCTATGAATTGCTGGAGCAGCATGGCCAGCAAGTGACAGGACAGGACAGGGTGGCCTGGCCCTGGAATCTTCACTGCTCGTCCAAAACCAAGCAGGCAAGGAGTGGGGAAGCAGGGCTAACACCCCAGTGCCCCACTGCAGACCTGCACTGCGTGTGTCTCTGGATATTCAAACTGCTATTTGGGACCGGGAGCTTGCTATGTCTTCCTGCCCTACTGATCTGGAAACACTAGTATTTAGATGCTAGTTTTTCTGGAAAAACTGACGGAGGGCTCTTCTCCTAATGTTAAAATGTTTTATGACACTTTCTCAAAGTCTTTGTGGGCTATGAGGTAGAAACGTTCCCATTTTATAAAAGAGGAAACTCCACCTTTGTGGTGCCAGTGCCAGCCGCTCAGACTCAGGGTAGCCACCTAGGTTCTGCTGACATGCTTTGTGACACCCTAAACCCCAGATGTGCAGCAGAACCCAATCCAGGTTCTACAGCTGATGATAGGACCCTGTTTCCTCTACCCAGGGCCAAGAAGAGTTACTCAGCATCCAATTCCTCGGTGGTTCCTTAAGATgatacctttttttctttttcttttgttctttatgAAGTACAATTTCATAGTCGGTGTGACCTGTGCTGTTAGTTGCTGGCTCTCTTCTGTAGCTACTATGTGTTTGCCTGACTTCTCCCCTTACAGCCACCTCATGCTTCCAAGCCACCAGAGCAGGAGGCTCGGTTGCCTTAGCAATATTTGTCAGGAACTTTCTATCAAGACAGAGGCTGTCTCAGAGGCAGGCTATGTCAGCGATCCACAGAAAGCCCAGCCCACAGGTCAGGCTGCTGTGTCCCCACAAAAACAATCGTGACTTCAACATGCACTTCCAAAACTAGAGCTTGATACATGTCCACTGAGGACATGGATAGACCCACCCAGAAAATTCCACCCTGAAATAAACAGGAAATGTATTCTCTAAAGGATGTGTTTCCACAAAGTCAttccaagaaaaacaaaatgaagacttttctttttatttatttaacaaatgaCACCATGTGGAGGCAGCTTTTGTAGGAATGAAAGGGAAGAGAAGAAGCTAGAAGGGCCACCTCAGGTTCTTGGTAATATGGAGGTTCAGGTATTCTTCCAGACAGCAGTTTGCAATCCCCAGGCCGCTGAGCACAGTCAACAGAGACAACGTCCTCAGACTCAGCTCCAAACCACTCATCCTGCAGGGGGGACAGGGAAAGGAGTGACCACCTGGGCCACTCTGAGGAAGCTGGGAGCCTTGGCATGTTGTCTACGCTGCCCAGAACACTTGagtttttgccatttgaaatttttGCTTTGTCACATAAACTAAAGGAGATGCCCAGCCACAGAGGTCAGTTCACTCCTTTGATCACTCAAAGGATTATGGAGACTGGACAAGATGATCTCCCTGCATTTTACAGAGAAGATATGGAACTGTCACAGGACTGGGAAAGTCTGCATGCAGAGCAGCTTCATGCCTGCATCTCCCCATGTTACGCCTCTGTGTGGCCTAGCAAGACCTGACCTCGGGCCACATGGATGACTCTGGTCTCTTGATAGCTCTCGGGATCAGGAAACAAACTCAGGCTTCTCTGCTGCATCTTGCATAAATACAACATGATTGGGTTTTCCTTACCTTTTTTCAGTAGCTTCTGAATATCCCCAGAAGTACTTGTGACGGCCGTATATGTACACCAGTCCCAAAATAGCGGCAAAAActgtgaaagagaaaaaagaaagaacactgcagcagttttttaaaataagatatggagacagagaaaatatttacaaaatgtgtatctgaaaaaaatatacaattcaataataaaagaaaaacaactttggggctggggttgtggctacagcggtagagtgcttgcctagcatgtgtggggcactaggtttgatcctcagcaccacataaaaataaaataaaggtattgtgtccaactacaactaaaaaacaaaatattaggaaaaaaacaactttttaaatgGTCAAAATATTTGAATAGACAGTTCATAGGAAGATAAACCAAAATGCCAATAATCACATGAAAATGTTTTACCAAGATTCAACAGTAGGAGACTGCCCCTTAAAACTACAAcgagggccaggcatggtggtgcacacctgtaatcccagcagcttgggaggctgaggcagaaggatcacaagtcctaggccagcctcaacaacttagtgagactccatGTGACTTAGTGAGACTTGgtctcaaaatcaaaattaaaaaggaattgggatgtggtttagtggttaagcaccctgggttcaatccttggtaccaaaaaaactaCAATGACATACCACATAGCTCTATGAGTTTTGACAAGTGTTCAATTCCAACTACATGAAGTTACGGAGTGGGCAAAACTAAATTTATTATGTTACTTGGTGTtctgatttggatgtgaggtatcccccaaaagctcacatgcgagacaatgcaagaaggttcagaggagaaatgattgggttg contains:
- the Mgst2 gene encoding microsomal glutathione S-transferase 2; translated protein: MAGWYFSEVFAAILGLVYIYGRHKYFWGYSEATEKRMSGLELSLRTLSLLTVLSGLGIANCCLEEYLNLHITKNLRWPF